A segment of the Yersinia rochesterensis genome:
ACAGTCGAAAACGTCGACCTGAAAACCATTGGTATTTTTTCCTTAGTCGGCCAAGCTTACGTTTTTAAGTTCCTTTGGTCCCCATTAATGGACCGCTATACCCCTTCCTTTTTGGGGCGTCGCCGAGGTTGGTTGATAATCAGCCAATTGCTATTAATCATCGCCATTATCGCCATGGGCTTTATGGAGCCGGCTAAACATTTATGGTGGCTGGCCGCTATTGCTGTGCTGGTTGCATTCTGTTCTGCATCGCAAGATATTGTTTTTGATGCCTACAAAACCGACTTACTCACGGCAGAAGAGCGCGGCACCGGTGCCGCAGTTTCCGTGCTGGGTTATCGCCTTGCCATGTTGGTATCTGGCGGGCTGGCGCTGTGGATAGCGGATCGCTATCTCGGTTGGCAATCCACTTACTGGCTGATGGCAGGGTTGATGCTCATTGGGGTATTTACCACCTTATTAGCCCCTGAACCCGACATTCGAATTGCTCCGCCGAAAACACTGGAACAGGCAATCGTCGAACCATTGCGCGATTTCTTTGGTCGCAACAATGCATGGCTAATTCTGCTGCTAATCGTGCTGTACAAAATGGGCGATGCCTTTGCCGCCAGCTTGAGCACCACTTTCTTGATTCGTGGAGTGGGATTTGATGCAGGTGAAGTCGGACTGGTCAATAAAACCCTAGGATTAATCGCCACAATTATTGGTGCACTGTATGGCGGCCTGCTGATGCAGCGCCTGAGTTTATTCAGGGCATTGATGATATTCGGCATTTTACAAGCCGTATCCAACATTGGCTATTGGCTATTATCCATTACAGACAAAAATATACTCTCCATGGGTAGCGCCATTTTCCTGGAAAATCTGTGTGGTGGGATGGGGACGGCGGCGTTTGTTGCTCTGCTGATGACGCTGTGTAATAAATCTTTCTCCGCGACACAATTTGCTTTGTTATCAGCATTATCCGCAGTGGGCCGTGTATATGTTGGCCCAATCGCCGGATGGTTTGTTGAAACACATGGCTGGCCTCTCTTCTATTTATTCTCCATTGCTGCGGCCATTCCTGGCCTGATATTGCTTTATATCTGCCGCAAGACGTTGGAGCATACGCAGAAAACAGATGAATTTATGCCGCGAACGGCGTTTAAAACGGCTTATCGCTGGGCATTACGCTTTTTGACAATTGGTTGCGTATTACTCGCTGCATGGTTGATTTTACTGATAAGTAATGCGCTAGATTGGACCGCAGCTACCCAAGTGGCTGACATGTTGCTGTTACGGGGTATTCAGCTCAGCGTGCTCGGTATGGTTCTCGGTGGGGTATTAGATTATCTCGCACTCAGGCGCGAAAAGTTAGCTTAATAAACCGCATTAAATGACAAAAGCCGGTATTTATACCGGCTTTTTTTATGGTTACAAAATAAGCTATCCGAATACTCCCCATCTGATTTGTTGAGATTAATCACAAATCCAAGCAACAATTGCAAAATATTATTCACAAAAAGAGATCTGCGTCACTTTCAACTATTTATCCTTTCGTGCTCTGAGTCTATGATGAGCGCACTTTTTGTTAGGGATTGTGTCCTTTTATTTCTCCTGACATCTTTCAACCACACAGAGGCATTTATGCGTAAAATTCTTATCGGTGCTGCGGCGCTGGCTGCGATCACCTTGGCTCCGGCTGTGCAAGCTGAATACCAATGGGGATTTGCTAATATCAGCATGAACTACTTAGACTGGACGCGCAGTACGACGCATAAATCAGGTAATTCTTCGCATAAAGATGACTTCGCATATATTGAGTTGGAAGGTGGGGCAGGTTATAGCTGGGGCGAAGTTTACGGCTTCTTTGACTTAGAAAACCCGTTCAATTCAAAAACGGCACAACCTGGTGATAACCAACGTTATACTTTCAAAACAACCGGGCGTTACTACTTAGGCGATACCGGTTTCAACCTGTATGGCCACCTTTACGGAACTTACTCACTGCCAAGTGCAGAAGGTAATAATTACAGTAACTTCCATGAAGTGAATACTTTGTACGGCATCGGCTATAACGCAACGGTTGCTGGCGTGTGGATGAAACCCTTCGTTGCACTGCATTATGTTGATCAAACCTATTACTCAGGCAATAACGGTTATGTTGTCGGTTGGGTTGCAGGTTATGACTTTACTGCATTCGATGAGAACTTCAGCATCACCAACTGGAATGAATTGGAGTTCAACCGCGCTGAGCGCTACGCCGCAGGTAACGGTGGCCGTGACGGGGTGAACGGAGCCATTGCGCTTTGGTGGACACCAATTAAGCAATTCACTACTGGTATTCAGTACCGTTATGCTTATAACAAATTAGGCGAAGATTTTTTACAAGATGGTATCGTTTATTCCATTAAATATAACTTCTAACTAAATGATTCCGGAGCAGCTATTTATAGCGCTCCGGAATATATTTAAATTTACCATTGCATCACATATTATTTACATAAAATAAGCTTACGAAATAATTAAAAATCAGTATTTACCACGAATAAAACGCCAATTACCGTTGTTTTTCCTTAACATCCTCAGTTTCACTCCCAAGCACTTTCGCCAACATATTGTTGCCATTAGTAAATTATCACGCTGCACAACATCTGTGACCCCCTTAACATAAAGTGTCAACAAGCCGCTGACACAATCTGATGTATGTTTACAGTCCTGCAACCTTCCCGTAAAATGCCCGCACACATGAAACGACAATAGAGCCCTTTTGTAATTGAGGTCGTTAGATGAGACTTAAGAAATACATTAAAAATATGGGTATGTTGTCTTTATTAGCAGCCACGGTAATGCTCAGTGGTTGCGATATGGTATTGATGAACCCCAAAGGCGCAATCGGAGTCGAGCAAAAAACACTGATACTCACTGCTATCGGTTTAATGTTGATCGTCGTAGTTCCGGTTATTTTTATGGCGTTTGCTTTTGCATGGAAGTACCGCGCGTCCAACAAAAGTGCGACCTACACCCCAAACTGGTCCCATTCCAACAAAATTGAGCTTGTTGTTTGGGCTGTTCCAATCATTATCATTGCTATTTTAGCCACGATAACTTGGAAAACCTCCCACGAACTTGACCCGTTCAAACCGCTCGAAGTGGCTGGTAAAGAACCGATCACTATTGAAGTGGTTTCCCTTGACTGGAAATGGCTGTTTATCTATCCAGAACAAGGTATTGCTACAGTAAATGAACTGGCTTTCCCTACTGACGTTCCGGTGAATTTTAAAATCACCTCCAACTCAGTAATGAACTCGTTCTTTATCCCTCAGTTAGGCGGGCAGATTTATGCGATGGCTGGGATGCAAACCAAATTGCATCTGATTGCTAACGAAGCCGGTAAATACAATGGTATTTCCAGCAGCTTCAGTGGCAAAGGCTTCTCTGGTATGAAATTCACTGCGATCGCAACACCTACGCAGGAAGACTTTAACCAGTGGGTCGCACAGGTGAAAAAATCGCCGAACACCCTGAATACCACTGACGATTTCAATAAACTGGCTGAACCGAGCGAAAATAACCCGGTTGAGTATTTCTCCAGTGTTAAACCGGAGCTGTTTAAGGGAATTATTGGCAAATTTATGGGCGATATGAACATGCACAAGAAAGGCGATGATACCCATAAAGGTATGGATATGAGCCAGGGCATGGATATGGGCGAACACGCCGCTCACGCCGGAGCCGAGGAATAAAACGATGTTGGGAAAATTAACACTTGATGCGGTTCCGCTACACGAACCAATCATTATGGTTACCGTTGCTGCAATTGTTCTGGGTGGGCTGGCTCTTGTCGCTGCCCTGACCTATTTCGGCAAATGGAAATGGTTATGGAGCGAATGGCTGACTTCGGTTGACCATAAAAAGATCGGTATCATGTACATTCTGGTCGCCATGGTCATGCTTTTGCGTGGTTTTGCCGACGCCATCATGATGCGTAGCCAGCAAGCACTTGCTTCCGCTGGCGAGGCCGGGTTCCTGCCGCCTCATCACTATGACCAGATTTTCACCGCTCACGGCGTTATCATGATTTTCTTCATGGCGATGCCTTTTGTGGTGGGTTTGATGAACGTGGTCGTACCGCTACAAATCGGTGCTCGTGACGTTGCCTTCCCGTTCCTGAACTCCCTGAGTTTCTGGTTCTTTGTCGTCGGGGTGGTGTTAATCAACATCTCTCTGGGGGTCGGTGAATTCGCGCAAACCGGTTGGTTGGCCTATCCGCCACTGTCAGGTAAAGAGTACAACCCAGGTGTCGGGGTCGATTACTGGATCTGGAGTCTACAGATTTCTGGTTTAGGGACTTTGCTGACCGGTGTTAACTTCTTCGCCACTATTTTGAAAATGCGTGCGCCTGGCATGTCGATGATGAAGATGCCTGTCTTCACATGGGCGGCACTTTGCACCAACATTTTAATTATCGTTTCTTTCCCGATCCTGACTGTGACCGTCGCGTTGCTGACTCTGGACCGCTACCTTGGCACCCATTTCTTTACCAATGATATGGGTGGCAACATGATGATGTACATCAACCTGATTTGGGCCTGGGGCCATCCGGAAGTGTACATTCTGGTTCTGCCGGTATTTGGGGTATTCTCCGAAGTTACCGCGACTTTCTCCAGAAAGCGTCTGTTTGGTTACACCTCTTTAGTGTGGGCAACCATCGCGATTACCGTACTGTCGTTTATTGTTTGGCTGCACCACTTCTTCACCATGGGGTCAGGTGCCAACGTTAACGCCTTCTTCGGTATAGCGACCATGATTATTTCCATCCCAACTGGGGTGAAAATCTTCAACTGGCTGTTCACCATGTACCAAGGCCGTATTCAGCTTAACTCCGCGATGTTGTGGACTATTGGCTTCATCGTCACCTTCTCTATTGGTGGGATGACCGGCGTTCTGTTAGCTGTACCGGGCGCAAACTTTGTACTGCATAACAGCTTGTTCCTGATTGCCCACTTCCATAACGTGATTATCGGTGGTGTGGTGTTCGGTTGCTTCGCTGGCCTGACCTATTGGTGGCCTAAATCCTTCGGCTTCACGCTGAATGAGAAATGGGGTATCCGTGCATTCTGGTTCTGGATTATCGGCTTCTTCGTTGCCTTTATGCCACTGTATGTACTGGGCTTTATGGGCATGACCCGTCGTCTGAGCCAGGACATCAACCCAGAATTCCACGCGATGTTAATGGTGGCAGCTGGCGGTGCAGTGCTGATTGCTTGCGGTATCTTGTGCCAGGTTATCCAGGTGTTCGTCAGTATCCGTGACCGCGAGCAGAATCGTGACCTGACCGGTGACCCATGGGGTGGCCGTACGCTGGAGTGGTCTACCTCTTCCCCACCGCCGTTCTATAACTTCGCTGTTGTTCCTGAAGTGACAGACCGTGACGAATTCTGGGATATGAAAGAGAAAGGCGAAGCATACAAACGCCCAGCGAAATATGAAGAAATCCACATGCCGAAGAACACCGGTGCAGGTGTGATTATTGCTGGCTTCAGCTTGATCTTCGGCTTTGCCATGATCTGGTACATCTGGTGGCTGGCCATCGTTGGCTTCGTCGGCATGATTGTGACCTGGATTGTGAAAAGCTTCGACGAGGATGTTGATTACTATGTGCCAGTTGCAGAAGTGGAGCGCATTGAAGATCTTCATCATGAACAAATCAGCAAAGCAGGCGTGAATCATGTCAACTGAAACTCTGACTAACCATAACGTCGCCCATGCAGAGCATGGGCATCACGATGCAGGAGCGACGAAAGTATTCGGCTTCTGGATCTACTTGATGAGCGACTGTATTTTGTTTGCGACCTTGTTTGCAACTTATGCAGTGCTGGTAAACGGGACCGCTGGCGGTCCTTCAGGCCGGGATATCTTCGACTTGAACTTTGTTCTGGTCGAAACTTTCCTGTTGCTGTTTAGTAGTATTACTTACGGCATCGCGATGCTGGGCATGAACAAAGGCCACAAAAACCAGGTTAATACCTGGTTAGGTCTAACTTTCCTGTTCGGCCTGGGCTTTGTGGCAATGGAAATCTATGAATTCCATCACCTGATTGCTGAAGGTTACGGCCCGGATCGCAGCGCGTTCCTGTCTAGCTTCTTCGCACTGGTTGCCACCCACGGTATTCACGTTACCGCTGGCCTGGTTTGGATCATCATTATGATGATTCAAGTAGCAAAACGCGGCCTGAATGAAACGAACCGTACCCGCCTGATGTGCCTGAGCTTGTTCTGGCACTTCCTGGATGTGGTCTGGATCTGCGTATTCACCGTTGTCTATCTGTTAGGAGCTATGTGATGAGCCATCCAACATCTAGTCATTCAACAACGACTCACGGTGGAGCCAGCCACGGTAGCTTGAAGTCATATATTATTGGCTTCATTCTGTCGGTCATTCTGACTGTTATTCCATTCGCTATGGTGATGAGCGGTACCGCCTCCCATACGACTATTCTGGCCACAGTGGTCGGTTTAGCCGTGGTGCAGATTATCGTGCACCTGGTGTACTTCCTACATATGAATGGATCGTCCGAGGAACGTTGGAATCTGGTGGCTTTCCTGTTCACCGCTATGATTATCGCAATCGTTGTTGTGGGCTCACTCTGGATTATGTACAACCTCAACATCAATATGATGGTTGACTGAAGAGCTGCATGTGATGATTAAGCAATACCTGCAAGTAACTAAACCAGGAATTATTTTCGGCAATTTAATTTCTGTCGTTGGGGGATTTCTCCTCGCTTCCAAAGGCGTGATTGATTACCCCCTTTTTCTCGCCACCCTGTTCGGTGTCTCGTTAGTTGTTGCCTCCGGGTGCGTTTTTAACAACTATATCGACCGTGATATCGACCGCATCATGGAGAGAACGAAGAATCGTGTCCTGGTAAAAGGGCTTATCGATCCGAAAGTGAGCCTGATTTATGCAACAGTGCTGGGTATTGCTGGCATGCTGCTGCTCTATGTTGCCGCTAACCCATTAGCCATGTGGCTGGCTGTGATTGGTTTCGTGATTTATGTCGGGGTTTATAGCCTCTATATGAAACGCAAATCCGTCTACGGCACATTGATTGGCAGCTTGTCAGGTGCCGCCCCACCGGTGATTGGTTACTGTGCCGTTACTGGGCAGTTTGATATGGGTGCCTTGATCCTGCTGCTTATTTTCAGCTTGTGGCAAATGCCGCATTCCTACGCCATCGCTATTTTCCGCTTTAAGGATTATCAAGCTGCCAACATTCCGGTTCTGCCGGTGATAAAAGGAATATCGGTCACCAAAAACCATATTACCCTTTATATTTTGGCATTTATGGTCGCCACCTTGATGCTGACCTTAAGTGGTTATGCCGGTTACAAATACTTGGTTGTAGCTGCTGCGGTGAGTGTCTGGTGGTTGGGGATGGCATTACGCGGTTACAAGGCAACCAATGACATCGTATGGGCGAGAAAACTCTTTGTATTCTCTATCATTGCCATTACGTCATTGAGCGTCATGATGTCTGTTGATTTCAATGTCCCTACATCGGCTGGGTTACTGACTTACGTCGGATAACTTCAACCCTGTTGATCTGAAAGTGGCTGTTACCTACAGCCACTTTTTATTTCTGCTTTGCCCTCCCCTGCTGTTAACTAAAAACTCGCCTGTAATACATTCTAAACATCAATAGATTTACTGGCTGTGCCCAACATCATTACAATGGGAGAGAATGTTTTTTTGAGGTGGTAATGAACGACAATAAAATGACCCCACTGGAGCTTCGGGCGACCTGGGGGCTGGGTACAGTATTCTCTTTGCGCATGCTCGGCATGTTTATGGTTTTGCCGGTTCTCACCACCTACGGCATGGCGCTTTCCGGTGCCAGTGAAGCACTGATTGGTATCGCTATTGGCATCTATGGACTGTCTCAGGCCATTTTCCAGATCCCATTCGGGCTAGTTTCTGATCGCATCGGCCGTAAGCCGTTAATCGTCGGCGGCCTGTTGATTTTTGCTCTGGGAAGTGTCATTGCGGCCATGAGTGATTCAATCTGGGGCATCATTCTGGGCCGTGCGCTGCAAGGCTCCGGAGCGATCGCCGCCGCCGTCATGGCGCTGTTATCAGATTTGACTCGTGAACAAAACCGCACTAAAGCGATGGCATTTATTGGTGTCAGCTTTGGCGTCACTTTTGCCATCGCCATGGTGCTCGGGCCAATTGTCACCCATGCTTTTGGCTTGCAAGCCCTGTTTTGGAGCATCGCCCTACTCGCGCTATTGGGCATTGTTATAACCTTAGCCGTGGTGCCGGATGCCGATAGCCATGTGCTGAATCGCGAATCCAGTATCGTCAAGGGCAGTGTGAGCAAAGTGCTCAACAATAGCCGGCTACTCAAACTCAATTTTGGCATTATGTGTTTGCACATATTATTGATGTCGAGCTTCGTGGCCTTGCCACAGATGATGGCCAGTGCGGGCTTAGCGCCTGCTCAACACTGGATTGTCTATCTGGTGACCATGTTGGTCTCCTTCGCCGCAGTCGTACCGTTTATTATTTATGCTGAAGTCAAACGCCGCATGAAACAGGTCTTTATGGGCTGTGTCGCAGTACTGTTTGCCGCCGAAGTGGTGCTGTGGTCTGCCGGGCAACAACTGTGGATTATCATTGCTGGCGTGCAACTATTCTTTATTGCTTTCAATGTGATGGAAGCCATATTGCCGTCATTGATCAGTAAAGAATCGCCAGCCGGCTATAAAGGCACTGCAATGGGGATTTACTCCACCAGCCAGTTTATTGGTGTAGCTATCGGCGGCAGTTTAGGTGGCTGGATATTTGGTATGGAAGGGGCAAGTATGGTGTTTGCGGGTGGTGCAGTTGTTGCGCTGGTGTGGTTTGGCGTCAGTGCCACCATGCAAGAGCCACCTTATGTCAGTAGCCTGCGCATTACCTTGTCAGAATTGGCAGTAAAAGATTCAGCCTTGGAAGAGCGGATCAGAGCACAACCCGGTGTCACGGAGGCCGTGGTGGTAAGAGCCGAGCGCAGCGCTTATGTCAAAGTCGATACCAAAAAAACCAATCGCAATCAGCTAGAAGAATTAGTTAACGCGATATAACCCAAATCAGGTACAGAATTTTGTACCTGATTTAGCTAAGTATCAGTCGCGGAAGTTATTGAACTGGAATGGTTGGCCCAAATCAGCACCACGAATCAATGCCATCACACCCTGCAAATCATCACGCGCTTTACCGGTAACCCGAACTTGTTCACCTTGAATCTGTGCCTGAACTTTCAGTTTGCTGTCTTTAATCAGCTTAACCAGCTTCTTAGCCTGAGCACTTTCAATCCCTTGCTTCAATTTGGCATCCACACTGTAGGTTTTGCCACTGCGGTCCATTTCTTCCGGGATTTCCAATGCCGCCCCTTCAATGCCGCGTTTGGTCAATTGAGCACGCAAAATATCCAGCAGCTGCTCAACCTGGAAATCAGATTCACTGGCCACTTTGATACTTTCGTTCTTTTCATTTAACTCAAAACTCGCAGGAACATTACGGAAATCCCAACGGTTTGCCAGATCACGGGTGGCGTTTTCCACTGCGTTGCGCACTTCTTGCATATCAATTTCAGATACGATGTCGAAAGATGGCATATTCCCTCCTCCTGATAAGATGAATGGTAAGCATAATAACCGCTTTATCCCAACAGACAAAGCCAAGTGCAGACAATTGCTCAATTCCTCTACGGTTCTGGGTGAAGCCGGTTTGTAGCTAACTCTTCGTTTTGTGACCCAAAAGTCTATAATCAGAGCATAATACTGAGAAAACACTGTATATCCCCAAGTGACTTCGAGATGCAGGTAGGCGGCAACCGAGTAAATCTCCAAGAGCTTAGATAACTAAGTGACTGGGGTGAGCAAGGGCAGCCAACACCCCTGCATATTGAAGGGCGACGGGTATATTTCCGCCCATACCAAGGAGGTCTCAATGAAAATTACTGTGCTTGGTTGCGGAGCTCTCGGGCAGTTGTGGTTATCAGCGCTATACCAGCAAGGCCACGATGTGCAAGGCTGGCTTCGTGTGCCACAGCCCTACTGTTCAGTTAATGTCATATTGTTAGGTGGCGAAGCATTCAATCAGAACCTCCCCACTAATGATCCTGAGCATCTGTCAAAAAGTGAATTATTATTGGTTTGCTTAAAGGCATGGCAAGTATCCAGTGCCATCACCGGCTTACTGCCCAAACTTAACCCCGAATGTAAGATTTTACTGTTACATAATGGGATGGGCACACAGGAAGAATTACCACGGGATGACCATCTTTTTCTCCATGGTGTGACTACCCATGCTGCGCGCCGGGATGGCAACACCATCGTCCATGTCGCCAGCGGTATTACTCATATAGGCCCAATGTCCCCCATTGCGACCAACATCAGCCAGTTGGCCGACATTTTGCATCAGGCCCTGCCGGACGTAGCCTGGCATGACGACATTTCTGCGGCATGTTGGCAAAAACTGGCGGTAAACTGTGTGATTAATCCGCTTACCGGCCTATATAACTGCCGCAATGGGGATCTGCAACGCTATCCAGAACTGATTGAGAAATTATGTGCTGAGGTCGCCAGTGTGATGGAGATGGAGGGCTACCATACCTCAACCAGCAGCCTGTTAAGCTATGTCAATGATGTTATCCAGAGTACCGCCAATAACATCTCATCACTATTACAGGATTTACGCTGCCAACGGCACACCGAAATAGACTACATCACCGGCTATTTACTGCGGCGCGCGCGCAGTCACGGCATGACCTTGCCGGAGAATGCCCGGTTGTATGACTTAATTAAACGTAAGGAAAATGAGTATGAGCGTATCGGCGCTGGTTTGTCTGGCTCCTGGTAGTGAAGAAACCGAGGCCGTCACCACCATTGATATTCTGGTGCGTGCGGGGATTAACGTCACGACCGCCAGTGTCTCCAGTGACGGCGCACTGGAAATTGTGTGTTCACGCGGCGTCCGGTTACTGGCTGATACTCGCCTGGTGGATGTAGCGGATCAAAAGTTTGATGTGGTAGTGCTTCCCGGCGGGATTAAGGGCGCAGAATGCTTTCGCGACAGCCCATTGTTAGTCGCCACTGTAGAACAAACACATAAAGAGGGCCGTTTGGTCGCCGCCATTTGCGCCGCACCCGCCTTAGTCCTTGAGCATCACCAGTTATTCCCGGTTGGCAATATGACTGGCTTTCCGGCATTAAAAAACAAAATTGATCCAACAAAATGGATGGATCAACGTGTTGTTTATGACCGGCGAGTCAATCTGGTCACCAGCCAGGGGCCAGGAACATCCATCGATTTCGCGCTAAAGATTGTTTTTTTACTGCTCGGACGAGAAAAGGCCGAAGAGATCGCCTGGCAACTGGTACTACCGCCAGGGATTTATAACTATACCCTTCGGACTTGAAGCCGCAGAGTTGTTAGCTACACGCGCTCACCCGAATCACTTACCTGAGTAAGCTCATCGGGATGAGTTTGCTGGCTGCCTACCTGCAACTCCAATTACTTTGGGTATATAATGAATATGATCATAGCAACCACTGCGCAAGCCCAGAATGGCGAAGCGCAGTAGCCGTTAACATCCCGCAACAAGGCGTAGCGAGCGAAAGGAGTTTGAGTGCGCACTGCGCGCAGAACCCGGAGCGTACACGTAGTACGTGAGGAGTTCGAGTACAGCGCAAGCTCAAAATCCACACGCGCAGTAGCCGTTAGCTTATTACCTTTAAGGGCGGTAAACTTTCACATTGGTATAGCCCTGCTCGCGCAGATATAAAGCCTGCAAACGGCTCATTACACCGCGATCGCAATACAACAAATAGTTTTTGCTCTGATCCAAATCGGCAAATTGCGAACTCAATTTATAGAATGGCAGCGCTCGGACTTCAATTCCGTCTAACTTCAGTGGCTTTTCATCCTGCTCATCGGGCGCACGGATATCCAGCAACACATCGGTATCCGCCAGCTCGGCGACAGTTTCAACTTCAACCACCTGCTCACGGCTTTGTTCAGCAATTTCACGGATATCAACGTTTTTGGCTTCATTTACAACTCGGTCCAAAATGGAGAAATCGAAGTGAGATTCTTCTTCTTCAATTTTGGCTTTAACCGCTTTCACCGTCGGGCTTTTTGAAATCACACCGCAATATTCTGGCATGGTCTTAGCAAAATCTTCGGTGCCGATTTCACGCGCCAGATTGATGATGTGCTCTTTGTCATGCGAGATCAGTGGGCGCAAGATCAGCGTGTCAGAGGCATTATCAATCAAACGCAAGTTGGTCAGTGTCTGGCTGGACACCTGCCCTAGCGCCTCACCAGTGACTAGCGCTTGCACGCCATAACGTTCTGCAACTTGAGACGCCGCACGCACCATCATGCGCTTCAACACCACGCCCATCTGGCCATCTTCGACTTTTTCGAGAATTTCGCCCACCACTGGCTCAAAATCAATGGCAACAAAACGCACCCGATGGGAGCTACCAAAACGATTCCACAGATAATGAGCGACTTGCTTCACCCCAATCTCATGAGCGGAGCCACCAAGATTGAAGAAACAATAATGCACGCGACAGCCACGGCGCATCAGCATATAGCTGGAGACACCCGAGTCAAAACCGCCGGAAATCAGAGATAAAACATCTTCCTGCGTCCCAATCGGGAAGCCGCCCAATCCTTCATGACGCGCCTTGATCAGTGTCAGCTTGCCTTGATCAACTTCTAAATGGACTGTGACCTGAGGATGAGTCAGTTTAACTTTCGCACTTTCAATATGTTGATTCAAACCGCCGCCAACATATCGCTCAATATCACCCGATGAAAACTCATGTTTGCCACGGCGTTTCACCCGAACACAGAATGTTTTTCCGATCAGAGTTTCACGATAGGCTTCCAGCGTTTGCTCGAAAATATTGTGCATATCAGTGTAGCTGCGATCTTCCACTTCGAGGATATGGTGGATCCCTGGGACACGGGTCAGAGCATCACAAATCTGTGGGCCAAGATTGTCATCTTTAGTCCGGATTTCAATATGATCCCAATGGCGAACCACCGCGAGGGTATCATCCTCAAGGTTTTTCAATACATTGCGGATATTGGTTGTGAGGATCTTAATGAAGCGCAATCGCACAGATTGACTCTTGATGGTGATTTCTGGGAACAATTTAATGATAAACTTCATGGCGGTCTTTAGTTGTCTGGTTATGGAGTGATGGCGTCGCTATTGAGAGCAACAGTCAAAAGTGTTAGCGAAAACATGCAAGCCGAGGAGTATATCACTATATGATGTGCTGCTGCGTACTAAAAACCGGGCTTAAACGTCACGATTTCCCCTTCATTATCCGCTAGAATAGCCGGTAATACATTTTTGACCTGAAGAGTTGCTCTCTGTAAGCAGGAAGACGTTACGCGCCATCTAAGGTTACGTTTCATAAAAATACCGAGTCGAATAAAACTATGCCGAAAAAAGCCGCATCACCTGAAACCAAAGCTGCCAGTTTTGAGACATCACTCAGCGAACTGGAACAGATTGTTACTCGCCTGGAGTCCGGCGAGCTTCCGCTGGAAGAGGCATTAAATGAGTTTGAGCGCGGGGTGCAATTAGCACGTCTTGGGCAGCAAACCTTGCTGCAAGCTGAACAACGCGTTCAAGTTCTGTTGAGCGACGATGTTGATGCGCCATTAACCCCTTTCACTCCAGATACTGAGTAGCCTTATGTCTAACATTCACTCCTCAGTGGACTTCAATCAGCAGCTTGCC
Coding sequences within it:
- the thiI gene encoding tRNA uracil 4-sulfurtransferase ThiI, whose protein sequence is MKFIIKLFPEITIKSQSVRLRFIKILTTNIRNVLKNLEDDTLAVVRHWDHIEIRTKDDNLGPQICDALTRVPGIHHILEVEDRSYTDMHNIFEQTLEAYRETLIGKTFCVRVKRRGKHEFSSGDIERYVGGGLNQHIESAKVKLTHPQVTVHLEVDQGKLTLIKARHEGLGGFPIGTQEDVLSLISGGFDSGVSSYMLMRRGCRVHYCFFNLGGSAHEIGVKQVAHYLWNRFGSSHRVRFVAIDFEPVVGEILEKVEDGQMGVVLKRMMVRAASQVAERYGVQALVTGEALGQVSSQTLTNLRLIDNASDTLILRPLISHDKEHIINLAREIGTEDFAKTMPEYCGVISKSPTVKAVKAKIEEEESHFDFSILDRVVNEAKNVDIREIAEQSREQVVEVETVAELADTDVLLDIRAPDEQDEKPLKLDGIEVRALPFYKLSSQFADLDQSKNYLLYCDRGVMSRLQALYLREQGYTNVKVYRP
- the xseB gene encoding exodeoxyribonuclease VII small subunit, with protein sequence MPKKAASPETKAASFETSLSELEQIVTRLESGELPLEEALNEFERGVQLARLGQQTLLQAEQRVQVLLSDDVDAPLTPFTPDTE